A stretch of Zymoseptoria tritici IPO323 chromosome 1, whole genome shotgun sequence DNA encodes these proteins:
- a CDS encoding Ca2+/calmodulin-dependent protein kinase has protein sequence MSTIQNLKNFIRHGKQARDGRTPPDQATTHVSNVHAQQQRFNNAQPQQVQQQHQNYGMSDPNVYHHQPLQGGGQHQDAYSAAAVDNRNQAAKAGHAAAGAVDGHQKREQKQKDYDPQVLERIVAEERESKGKLPRYPGLERWTLVEKMGDGAFSNVYRAKDTQHVYDQVAIKVVRKFEMNSTQGVLHPDYEKKAPKGVERANILKEVQIMRQLDHPNVVKLVDFSESRQYYYIILELCPGGELFHQIVRLTYFSEDLSRHVITQVADALQYLHEEAGVVHRDIKPENLLFYPVPFVPTRNPKPKGPEDEDKADEGEFIRGQGAGGIGTIKIADFGLSKVIWDSQTMTPCGTVGYTAPEIVKDERYSKSVDMWALGCVLYTLLCGFPPFYDESIQVLTEKVARGQYTFLSPWWDDISKSAQDLVSHLLTVDPEKRYDINQFLAHPWIRGSDEATTAALDAPPLATPLHVRQGQMSAGDKSASPLKPDFAYLEENNRRMDFRSPGAVNLREVFDVGYSVHRQEEEGKRRKNFKQGYRGGNQMNSLNALDEDYGDDDEDEGGFSQPYDSNQQAPPAKVPKSGAAPDVGGMEKQMRNTSLSAAAQARQQNAPRAAPAAKGYGQHSPEVAAAAKRQVRNKAGAFELSLDNATLLGRRGKKDAGPSGLRQEQVVQ, from the exons ATGTCGACGATACAGAACCTCAAAAACTTCATCCGCCATGGCAAGCAGGCCCGTGACGGTCGAACTCCTCCCGACCAGGCCACCACTCACGTCTCCAACGTCCACGCACAACAGCAACGCTTCAACAACGCACAGCCGCAACAAGtgcagcagcaacatcaGAATTACGGCATGAGCGACCCGAACGTGTACCATCACCAGCCTTTACAAGGCGGTGGCCAACATCAAGATGCCTACTCCGCTGCCGCCGTCGACAATCGGAATCAAGCTGCCAAGGCCGGTCACGCCGCCGCGGGCGCCGTCGATGGCCACCAAAAGAGAGAACAAAAGCAAAAGGACTACGACCCACAAGTACTGGAACGGATAGTGGCTGAGGAACGTGAGAGCAAAGGCAAACTTCCTCGCTACCCAGGCCTGGAGCGATGGACACTGGTCGAGAAGATGGGCGACGGCGCTTTCAGCAATGTCTACCGTGCCAAGGACACTCAACACGTCTACGACCAGGTCGCGATCAAGGTGGTGCGGAAGTTTGAGATGAACTCGACACAG GGCGTGCTACATCCGGACTACGAAAAGAAGGCGCCCAAGGGCGTTGAG CGCGCCAACATTTTGAAGGAAGTTCAGATCATGCGACAGCTCGACCACCCGAATGTCGTCAAGCTGGTCGACTTTTCCGAGTCTCGCCAATACTACTACATCATCCTCGAATTATGTCCCGGTGGCGAACTGTTCCACCAGATCGTCCGCCTGACCTACTTCAGTGAGGATTTATCACGACATGTCATCACGCAGGTTGCCGATGCATTGCAGTATCTGCACGAGGAGGCTGGCGTTGTTCATCG CGACATCAAACCCGAGAATTTACTCTTCTACCCTGTTCCATTCGTACCAACAAGAAATCCAAAGCCTAAGGGGCCCGAGGACGAAGACAAGGCTGACGAGGGCGAATTCATTCGAGGACAAGGAGCGGGCGGAATCGGCACAATCAAGATTGCCGACTTTGGCCTTTCCAAGGTCATTTGGGACAGCCAAACTATGACACCTTGCGGTACAGTCGGATATACAGCACCCGAAATCGTCAAGGATGAGCGCTACTCCAAGAGTGTCGACATGTGGGCGCTCGGCTGTGTGCTCTACACTCTCCTCTGCGGTTTCCCACCCTTCTACGACGAATCCATCCAAGTCCTGACTGAAAAGGTTGCACGTGGTCAATACACCTTCCTCTCTCCTTGGTGGGACGACATTTCCAAATCCGCGCAGGATCTCGTCTCCCACCTCCTCACCGTCGATCCCGAGAAGCGCTACGATATCAACCAATTCCTGGCCCACCCCTGGATCCGTGGTTCCGACGAAGCCACCACAGCCGCCCTCGATGCTCCACCTCTCGCCACACCCCTGCACGTTCGCCAAGGTCAAATGTCAGCTGGCGACAAGAGCGCCTCGCCGCTCAAACCCGACTTCGCCTACCTCGAAGAGAACAACCGCCGCATGGACTTCCGCTCTCCCGGCGCCGTCAACCTACGAGAGGTCTTCGACGTCGGCTACTCCGTCCACCgacaagaggaagaaggcaaaCGCCGCAAGAACTTTAAGCAAGGCTACCGCGGCGGCAACCAGATGAACTCCCTCAACGCTTTGGATGAAGactacggcgacgacgacgaagacgagggcGGCTTCTCCCAGCCGTACGACAGCAATCAGCAAGCTCCACCGGCGAAAGTTCCCAAGTCGGGTGCGGCGCCGGATGTGGGCGGTATGGAGAAGCAAATGCGCAACACGAGCTTGTCGGCCGCGGCGCAGGCGAGACAGCAGAATGCTCCCAGGGCTGCTCCAGCGGCGAAGGGATATGGACAGCACTCGCCGGAagtcgcggcggcggcgaagaggcaGGTGAGGAATAAGGCTGGAGCCTTTGAGCTGAGTTTGGACAATGCTACGTTGTTGGGACGGAGAGGGAAAAAGGACGCTGGGCCGAGTGGATTGAGGCAGGAGCAAGTCGTGCAATAG
- the LEN2 gene encoding lipolytic enzyme/sugar transporter (Lipolytic enzyme/sugar transporter) — MAQVSMPFKGKGDWSEWRPEFIDEFLPEGKGEAKTEGKDEGGEEVVNGDSTPETKGDSIPETKGDDTPASAKSDSEQPGSHSVINVPLRILPVGDSITEGKERNGNNGWRLPLRNHLVQEGRSVDFIGTKETGDNNPDNQHEGWGGQAMVVIQEKIMANNILTQHPNLVLLGAGTNDCNEGFGLPPTEPHESEIIRLENLMDAILCENPDAALIVAQITDNLTDLKDTERVRKFNSQIPGLVEKKRKQGFRVGIVDMFNAVGYNLDDSGIHPSEKGYNAMAAAWFEAIKLLPEEWIQPAREPGSKAPTFWSQQETLACGALKGWDRDYFVTNKSQSAWMYPPKEDMSNWTRLHEL; from the exons ATGGCGCAGGTTTCGATGCCGTTCAAGGGAAAAGGCGATTGGAGTGAGTGGAGGCCGGAGTTTATAGATGAGTTTCTTCCGGAGGGGAAGGGTGAGGCGAAGACGGAGGGAAAGgatgagggtggtgaggaggtggtgaaCGGCGACTCTACTCCGGAGACGAAAGGCGACTCCATTCCGGAGACAAAAGGCGACGACACTCCCGCCTCCGCGAAGAGCGACTCCGAACAACCTGGTAGTCACTCTGTCATCAATGTGCCGCTAAGGATTCTCCCCGTTGGCGACAGCATTACGGAAGG AAAGGAACGAAATGGGAACAATGGATGGCGACTTCCGTTGAGGAATCACTTAGTGCAGGAAG GACGCTCGGTGGACTTCATCGGCACAAAAGAAACGGGCGACAACAACCCAGACAATCAGCACGAAGGCTGGGGCGGCCAAGCCATGGTCGTAATCCAAGAAAAAATCATGGCAAACAATATTCTCACCCAGCACCCGAACCTCGTACTCCTCGGCGCGGGCACCAACGACTGCAACGAAGGTTTTGGTCTGCCTCCTACGGAACCACACGAATCTGAGATTATCCGGCTGGAAAATCTCATGGATGCGATTCTATGCGAGAACCCCGACGCCGCCCTGATCGTGGCGCAAATCACGGACAATCTCACGGATCTGAAGGATACCGAGCGAGTGCGGAAGTTCAATTCGCAGATTCCGGGACTGGTGGAGAAGAAAAGGAAGCAGGGGTTCCGGGTGGGCATAGTGGACATGTTCAACGCGGTGGGGTA CAACCTCGATGACTCAGGCATCCACCCCTCCGAAAAGGGCTACAACGCCATGGCAGCAGCTTGGTTTGAAGCCATCAAACTCCTACCTGAAGAATGGATCCAGCCGGCGAGGGAACCGGGTTCCAAAGCGCCGACGTTTTGGAGTCAACAGGAAACGCTGGCGTGTGGGGCTTTGAAAG GCTGGGACCGCGATTACTTTGTCACGAATAAATCGCAGTCCGCGTGGATGTACCCGCCCAAGGAGGATATGAGTAATTGGACGAGATTGCATGAGTTGTAG